Part of the Zygotorulaspora mrakii chromosome 2, complete sequence genome, ATGCAGATCTTGGCGAAACATCTAAAATTGTTCAAGATTCTTATAATGAGAACCCTAGAAGTGAGCATGATTATAATGGGgaaaatcaagaagatTTATCTGATGGCAATATAGCTGTCTACACCGATGATGGAACGGATACGCATCAAGTATCCGTTCATGAAGGAGTCGAAGACTCTCCTAAGAGAACCCAAATGCCTCTATTAAGGAAAATATTCAAGCCTGATGCTGCGGAAACAGACGAGGACacaactttttcttccGCTGCGGATGAAACTTTGTACTATTCAGTTGATGAGAATCTGGATCTTACCTCAAACAGTCAAGAACTACCGGTggatgaagaaaagcaaATGAATTTGACGTATGAAATCCACTTTACTGGATCAGCTTATAGCTCTGCATCTTCCGAGGATAATCGCGAAGTCTTAGAGCCTCCCGAGTATGTTTCACCACTTACAGAAAACCCTTTTTTAACGGCGTATGAGGGAGACCCAATCAGCCTTCTCCAGAGGACGTTGGCATCGATTGGGCAAGCGCCAAAGGTGTGTAGTCAAAAGATGGAAAGCACAGCTGAAAGTACTCAGGTGCAgttggaagaagaaggaagCGAATTATGGAAGGATCAAGGTGAGAAAATGAGTACGAACGCCATTGAACGCGAGACAGCTCTGAATTCTGGCTCAAATAGAAGCACCACGAGTGATAATGTACTGAAATCAGAAATTTCTGTAAATAATGAACAGTCAAGATCGGAGCGTTCACTCGACGCTTCTGAGGGAGCTGGCGAAATTTTGTTGGAGGAGCTAGAATCTCCTGTAACGCCATGCCACATAGTCTTAACAAAACCGATAATCGAAGAttctgattttgaaaacgaCAGTGCAGTCTTTGAAAACTCATTCATAGCCGAATTAAAGTCTGGAGACGATACCATAGCTGAAGCAATAGAAGATCTATACCTGGTTGAAACTGATCCAGTAGTAGAATTCCCCGTGATATCGGCGGAAGCTTTTGAGACTTCAACTGCAGCATTTaatattgaagaactgCAGGCTGGCGACAATTCAATATCAATTGTTGAACAAGGCCAACTTTCGTTTGTAATTGAAGAGCCAATAATAGAACTCCCTGATGCAATGGATGAGCCGAGTATAATAGTGGAGGAGTGTGATGTGTACGAGAGAGCACCATCTACAAAACCTTTAGTAAGTTCAACTCATAATAAGAACGAACAGTACTACTCAAATTTccttaaaaaaagatctttttttgcagatgaaatagaaaaagaTGTAAAGAAGGGACATTATGAAAACAAGTGCAGTGCAGCCACAGCGGATGGTGTGAATAACCCTGACATTGAAGTTGAGTCGTCCACCAAGTTGGAAAAAGGCCACGGATCCAAATTAGATCACAGATCCCTCTCAATGAAAGTATTATCTTCTCCGATTCGTGCACTAGGCACGATCGCAAACCATATAAAAAATGTTGGAAATGTCGCATCCGATTTTgtcaaaagaattgatgCAATGGATATTGAGGAAGATGCTTCCTCCACAGCAGTAACGATCAATGAATCTgcagaaaagaaggatCAGAAAGTAGATCAAATAACCGCTAATCATGAGGAGCACAGAAAGCTCCAGGATGAGCAACTAAATGAGCAGCAAAATGAGTTGTATCACAATGACGAAAAAGAGCCATGGCTaatcaagaaagaagaaggtgaGTCTGCTGATCTTGCGACAGGTCTTTTTGATGGAGATTGGAAGCATGAGGTATTAAATAATTCTAACTCTACTAATCAAAGAGACTCGGCTCTTTCAGTCCCTTCTCTTACACGGTTAGAAACCTCCTTGAGCGTGGCAAGAAACGGGGATGGTTCGCAAAAAAGCGAAAATACTCAAGATGTAATATCTAGTATTGAGCATATTCAACACATATCTGACATAGTGGATGGAACACCCCTGAATTTACTCAAATCAGACTTCTTATACTCCAGCGTTAATAACACCGATGTAGTACCTCATGAGGAGTTGAACATGACGGTGAAAGAGGACGGGGAAGCTGAAATTACAATCAATCTTGacaaaaacttgaatgaCTATTTAATTTTGGATGATAAACTGAATATGGATGAATTAAGGAATGAAGAGTTGAATACGACGGTGCAAGTGGGCGGTGAGGCTGACATTACAATTATTTCTGACAACAACACGGATAATATATCAATTTcggatgaaaaattgaccaatgatgaagagttaagtgatgaaaaaatgaataatgAAGTGtctaaaaatgaaaaaatgagcaGCGAGAAGTCTTTGAATGACAATATAAAAGTTACTGGTGAGAATGCTCAAGAACATAGCTATCCAGCAGCAGTTTCCGGAGTAACTACAATCGATGACTTTGAGAATGTAAAAAGTGTAGATATTATCTCTTCTAGTTCAGGATCTGAGTCAATTAGGGTATCAGAAATTAGTGGTTCTCCTTCAGGAATAAATCTGACTAACGTGGCCGCATTACCGGATGACTTGCTGTCTGATCCTCCCTCTGAAGATTCTCCTGATAGTGAGCCCTACGATAACAACAATGAAGATGCTGATGCCCTGTCGAGCGTTGCTCTCGAAGTGGCTGTGATGAAACAAAGTGACGGATCAGGTAAGAGCGATGACTTAAAGACGAGTGCAGCGTCAGAAGTACTCCGAGACGTAGAACAAGAGGACTTTTCAGGGAATGATGACGCATCAACCAGTAATGAGGAAAATTTGCGCCTCGGCATGACATCAAAtgtcaacaatttcaagtcTCGCTCCAAAAGAAAGCGCTCCAGCCATCCTGCTCTTGTGGGAGGTAAAGCAAGAAAGAGAGCAAGAAAGCTCAAGAAATCCAAATCTAATACGAGTTACTACAGAAATCACAGGAAACAAAGTAAAAGAGGGCAGACTGACTGAGCAGGGATTTAGTATTGGATATCTTGTATGTATGTTTTGTGTTagttttccttttcgaaTTACATATctccaaatttttagtATTAGGCCCCGGCCGCAGGAACACAGATATAAAACGGCAAATTTCGAAAGCATTTTAGGAATATACAGAGGCCTTTATTCATTAATAGATAGAATCTAATTATTTTTGATGGTTGAAAGGAGAGCATTCAGCGCCCCAGGAAAGGCACTTTTAGTTGGTGGTTACCTAGTCTTGGAACCCGAGTATAAGTCGTATGTTGTGGCACTGTCAGCGCGCATGCATGCAGTTGTTTCCACTTCAGAGGCCATCCAAAAAGGCAATCCCTCTATTCAAGTGAGAAGCTCCCAATTCAACAATGATTGCTGGACCTATCAACTGCAGCAAACCAATGGCTACTCGCTGTCTGAAAGAGACAACAAAAAGAATCCGTTTATCGAGAAAGTACTTCTAAACGTTCTAAATTATTTTGATCCATGTATCTCAAACTTGAAGGATGTGAACATTGAGATTTTCTCTGACTCAGAATATCATTCTCAATCTGAAAGCTCACTCAAGAGAAACTCTCTCAAGAAATTTGCGTTTCACACGAAAAGCATCACAGAGGTTCCAAAAACTGGACTAGGATCATCTGCCGGTTTAGTGACAGTGCTTACAACAGCGTTGGCATCAGTTCtgagaaaagaattgaatcCTTATTCGAAGGCTGACTTGGAAACTATTCACAAGCTTGCACAGGTTGCCCATTGTCAGGCGCAGGGGAAAGTCGGCAGCGGATTTGATGTAGCATCCGCTACATTCGGCTCCATCATTTATCGAAGATTTATGCCGGAGTTAATCTCTAATTTGCCTGATATGTCTGTCTCCAAAATACAAATCTATAAggagaaattgaaacaTCTCGTAGATGAGACTGATTGGAACTTTACCGCAGATCGCATTAGATTGCCTGATAATTTGAGATTGATGATGGGAGATGTAAACAATGGTTCCGAAACTACAAAGCTGGTGGGCAAAGTCAAGGCATGGTATAGAGAAGCTTATCCGAGTAGCTCAGAGATTTATGAGAATATCAATTCCAAGAATTCAGCGTTCATTGATTGTCTGAATGAGATAAATAACCTCAGCAAAAATAAGCAAATATATGATGGAATGTTGACTGCGATCAACTCTGGAAATGACGAGGCTATCAACAGTTATACTGCACTGAAGCAGATTAGACAATCTGTGAATGGTATTCGCGAAAATTTCCGCCTGATCACGAAAGAATCTGGAGCAGATGTCGAACCTTTAGTTCAAACAACTTTACTAGATGCGTGCATGAAGCTCAATGGTGTTCTCACGGGCGTTATTCCAGGGGCGGGTGGATTTGATGCGATCGCACTACTGACTACTGATACCACAGATTTACGTTCTCAAACAGATGGTAAACATGACTTTAAAGATGTCTCATGGTTAGATTTGCAACAGGCAGATATAGGTGTTCTAGAAGAAATTCCATCACACTATGATAACCTCCGTAGCGACTAGGCTAACACAAGTCAAAGAAATTGTTAAATTTATAGACTGATTTTACATAGACCTTAATTTCAACTGACTGTATTCCAACCTCTTTTCCTTACACCAGCAACACCAccttcaaatcttgataGAACGTTTCGTATTTTTTCACTAGCAACGAGTTCGTTTATCTTTACCTTCTCATATACAGGCCTTGTTCGCATTTGCTTTTCAGGAGTATATCTGTATTTCGAAGGCAATATCCAATCAGACCTCCTATATGGCTGGCGTACTTTTGGTACTAGGGACTCATATAGATCCCGAATGTTTGTGGTGCGATCGTCTGGCTGAGTATCTGGACTAGAAGAGGCTTCTTTACTTTCACTAAACTTTTGAGATAATCTTGATGATCTTCTCCTTGGATTCTCCGAGTCATTGTTTGTACTAATATTTAAGTATGATACATCACGATTAGGGGATTTTTTACTTTGAGCATCCTCACTTTTAAGAGAGACCGCATTTTCTACttcatccttttcaatttgggCAGCAAGCTGTGCccttgttcttcttttccttgCAGGCCCTACATTGTCACCGAGGTCGCCATATAAGTCATCTGGATATGATCTGGCATCACCTTTGCCGCTTCCAACACAAAAATCTGCATCGTCCTGGTCTTCCTCGTCTTCCTCTTCAGATAACAAATTGTTAGATGATGTTCCAGAGGAGTTTGTATAACCTCCAGGAGCTGTGTATTCAGGCATTTTAATCTTTTTGTAATATATGCTGgaatttcttcttcgtaAACTGTCAATATCAACATGCCCACTAGCGGACTTACCCTTTTTAAATGTTTTTATGAGAAAATATTCGTGATatgattcaaattcaattggCTTGATCTTTTCGGCGTATAATCTGATTTGTGTTTGAAGTTCATCGCGTATTTTATTAGCTTTAAATAAATTATTCCAAATTGCGGCCCCACTCGTCTTTTCTCCAGTAGACTCGTTATTCGCTTTACCCTCTTCGACCATAGAATTTACTCCAGCATTGTTAACAGTCGTataatctttttcaacatctgGATATGAACCCTTTGAAGGaatattattttcattattattgaCGCCTTCCATGCTATCCTGTTTTATGGTCTCAATTTCTGAGGGAACAATTCTCAACATGGTTCACGTAGCCACGAAATCTTCTATAaatgttttgttttttgaagcTAGTTAGAGCAATCCTCTCCGAATGAATTTCATATTCTGTCCTTTTAAGTGTCAACTGTTGAGCTGCATtttgtgaaatttttcattaccGGCGCTGGCCGCTTCATTTCTTAATTCACGATTAATCAGGATATAAAAGAAGTGAAAAGAAGGCAGCAATGCACAGCAAAATTGTATATCGAGATTTATTGTATATCGAAAGTAATCTAGTTATGAATTGGTACAGATCACTGTGAATACGCACAGATCACTACGAATATGTACAAACAAGACTCGCGGATACTAAACTTCTGGAGTACTTATGTTCTTGATAAGCTTAATTAGTGCCGTAGGTAGTAGTATTACTGGACGatgcaatttcttcctctGGCAGTGACTGTTTGCCGGCCTGTTTCTCACGAACTTCCCTGTGAGCTCTTTGTAACAGCACCGAACCTGATATAATTGTCACCAGCACTAGCACGAAGTTAATTGGAAATGGGTTCATCTTGAATATATTGTGAGTCCAAGCATCCAAAACACTTTGAAACATGTTCAGCACACCGGAAATACAGATCAGTGTACCATATATTGTTCCAAAAGTATCAAATCCAAACACCTTGGACACATAGTCGGAAACGACAGTGTAGTAGAATGGTCTGTAGACAACAAGAAGTACAATACCAATTAAATTGGACACAAAGGAATGCGGAATCAAACCCAATATTCCAATTGTAATGGAAGTACCCATGACAATAGCAAGTGTGTCTAGGGTTTTGAAATGATCCAGGATTATGCCTGTCAAAGGAATTGATACTAGGCCACCCAAAGGTAATGCtacatcaaaaattgagttCATGGTGGCtgccttttcaaaatctccAAGTAAATACTCCTCTTGTGATCTTATAGTGGCAACAAAATAGTTAATTCTTAACATGCAAATGGTGGTAAAGATGACCATCAAGTAGAAAAGAGGACTTTTCAACTGCTCTCTTACGGTATAACCATGCAATATGCCGAAAATTCCCCCAGTTTTTTTCTCTAGTTTAGCCTCCACGTAAGTTTCCAATACCGATTTTTGGCGACTTCTCTGCGCAGTTAAAATTCCATTTTGTTCCATTGTTTCTTGAGACAATAATGATTGACGCTCCTGTTGATCAGGGATAATAGCAGAACCATCGTCACCTTCTAAAAGATGACCGTTCTCGTCAAGACCTTCGACACTTAGCTTCATAACATTGCCTTGTGTTTTATAAGATTCATGGGGCATAAAGAACAACTGACAGAAAATAATGAACAGTGGAACAACAAgataaattttgaagaatttcgATAGATGCAGATCAGAATcccatttttcataaatgattctgtaaaacaaaaacaatgCTGCGCTAGAATCAAATGTACCTGTAATTAGAGAGAGGATAGAGCCTGATCTTTTGGGGAAAGTATTAGCCAATTGGAAGCATGAAATAAATACAAAAGGGCCTCCGACTGCCAAAAGGATGTATCCCGTCAAATAAGGATCTGTATATTTTAAGAGTGAATCAGACCAAATGAACATCTGAGACCCACATATAATCCAGAAAGCTCCAATTATACCGCAGACACGAGGTCCATAACGATCTAAAATTGTTCCAACAGGCAACGCTATCACATTGGTGACACCTGCCGCTGCAGTgaacaaaaagttcaatttcaaatcttgtTCAACACAAGGACCTTTGGCTTTGAGTATCCCAATGTCATTTTGACACATATCAGCATATATTCCTTCCTTGATCAAGATTGTCTTTAATGCTGCGAAACCAAAGACAATACCAGCGGAGAACAAACACCATATACTGGCGCATGTAATCTGTAcaattttcaatctcttgCTCTTATCCTCTGACATGTTTGCCCAGTTCATAAGTCTTGTTGATAGTTTGGAATGAAAGGCAAATTAGAAATTCCTAATCATTTGACTTCTGTATTTATGTGTGTTCTCTCTCTGCAGTTAccttattatttttttccaccAAGATAAGCTCTCGGCGCAGAAAACGGAGAAGTTGATAAGACATAGTATTTGCAATAGAGAAAGGAGAACCCCGAAATAGAAAGATACTGTAATTGTTCTTGCATATACACTTTTTTTAGTACATAAGGTGCTTTACAATGGTAATGGCATATCAAATCTTGCCCATCGAGTCGATAGCATCAAGAAAACTATCATCAAACGTTGGCTCCATCGACTCTTTTGGAACGTCCTTCGCGGATGCGTTATCAACTGTGTTTGTGTAGTTACCTGTTGTAGTTTGTATCCAATTGCAGACCTGTACTGTAAAATGCTTAGAATTGGGAACGAAGTGGCCACCAGGATGCTTTAGTAAAGTTCTTTTGCCTCCTTCAcaagcattgaaaagacTCATAACTCTAATTTCAGACACTACTGTGTCCAACTCACCTTGAACATGCAACGATGGTATACTTATTGGACTCCTTGTGTAGGCTTCCTGGTATTTGATATCGTCAAGTTTAAAACCACTATAtgagataaaaaattgaaagtctGGTTGTTCTTGTTTGGTTAGATTCAGtaattcatt contains:
- the ERG8 gene encoding phosphomevalonate kinase (similar to Saccharomyces cerevisiae ERG8 (YMR220W); ancestral locus Anc_8.737); its protein translation is MVERRAFSAPGKALLVGGYLVLEPEYKSYVVALSARMHAVVSTSEAIQKGNPSIQVRSSQFNNDCWTYQLQQTNGYSLSERDNKKNPFIEKVLLNVLNYFDPCISNLKDVNIEIFSDSEYHSQSESSLKRNSLKKFAFHTKSITEVPKTGLGSSAGLVTVLTTALASVLRKELNPYSKADLETIHKLAQVAHCQAQGKVGSGFDVASATFGSIIYRRFMPELISNLPDMSVSKIQIYKEKLKHLVDETDWNFTADRIRLPDNLRLMMGDVNNGSETTKLVGKVKAWYREAYPSSSEIYENINSKNSAFIDCLNEINNLSKNKQIYDGMLTAINSGNDEAINSYTALKQIRQSVNGIRENFRLITKESGADVEPLVQTTLLDACMKLNGVLTGVIPGAGGFDAIALLTTDTTDLRSQTDGKHDFKDVSWLDLQQADIGVLEEIPSHYDNLRSD
- the ESC1 gene encoding Esc1p (similar to Saccharomyces cerevisiae ESC1 (YMR219W); ancestral locus Anc_8.736), which produces MSSGFSDLNETNDNNLNLKIPTRNIERFSAVTSERNTTFARYTRRSTTYSKAYKRHRTSQPQKMSASQKTAHEDSSKALSWVGSLIKRGRSILSNLKEEDKTFEKQLREEAETHRLHEELVNNVLNDVDGEIVDATTGKGYGTDTSFKNFDGTLRDSFTDSGASKSEDDIENESCSENGLFVDLDQHEDEDRTEPETELNTVMNTNIHKVNESDKESIASATSIIILSDYEEKISADEPPNRHTTTNHIFEKVVDRNKLRDDYQDPIPSEVESTEEMDQDDESQSSESDSALSSTSSNSRFGHSSIPNGLEYNPMRMVFNESGHFDDYNSHTASDTSIPHHDELESKSPRISLDETRVDSQEESQKLKDKMDTASQTRIHESTAESLDISGVEAAENSSEQSVEESIARGEELFDLNNKTNEDKISADYVNKDEIYPTHVDYGHDNLHREDGAVSEGNSIEKSIRPANTEAMPQRLESLKGERVDTGINKDATKVPEVTNAYTTTHSMESANDGTHYELPGNIYDFEAIANLAMSQVLSANHLDLQAEDRIDADLGETSKIVQDSYNENPRSEHDYNGENQEDLSDGNIAVYTDDGTDTHQVSVHEGVEDSPKRTQMPLLRKIFKPDAAETDEDTTFSSAADETLYYSVDENLDLTSNSQELPVDEEKQMNLTYEIHFTGSAYSSASSEDNREVLEPPEYVSPLTENPFLTAYEGDPISLLQRTLASIGQAPKVCSQKMESTAESTQVQLEEEGSELWKDQGEKMSTNAIERETALNSGSNRSTTSDNVLKSEISVNNEQSRSERSLDASEGAGEILLEELESPVTPCHIVLTKPIIEDSDFENDSAVFENSFIAELKSGDDTIAEAIEDLYLVETDPVVEFPVISAEAFETSTAAFNIEELQAGDNSISIVEQGQLSFVIEEPIIELPDAMDEPSIIVEECDVYERAPSTKPLVSSTHNKNEQYYSNFLKKRSFFADEIEKDVKKGHYENKCSAATADGVNNPDIEVESSTKLEKGHGSKLDHRSLSMKVLSSPIRALGTIANHIKNVGNVASDFVKRIDAMDIEEDASSTAVTINESAEKKDQKVDQITANHEEHRKLQDEQLNEQQNELYHNDEKEPWLIKKEEGESADLATGLFDGDWKHEVLNNSNSTNQRDSALSVPSLTRLETSLSVARNGDGSQKSENTQDVISSIEHIQHISDIVDGTPLNLLKSDFLYSSVNNTDVVPHEELNMTVKEDGEAEITINLDKNLNDYLILDDKLNMDELRNEELNTTVQVGGEADITIISDNNTDNISISDEKLTNDEELSDEKMNNEVSKNEKMSSEKSLNDNIKVTGENAQEHSYPAAVSGVTTIDDFENVKSVDIISSSSGSESIRVSEISGSPSGINLTNVAALPDDLLSDPPSEDSPDSEPYDNNNEDADALSSVALEVAVMKQSDGSGKSDDLKTSAASEVLRDVEQEDFSGNDDASTSNEENLRLGMTSNVNNFKSRSKRKRSSHPALVGGKARKRARKLKKSKSNTSYYRNHRKQSKRGQTD
- the FMP42 gene encoding Fmp42p (similar to Saccharomyces cerevisiae YMR221C; ancestral locus Anc_8.739), coding for MNWANMSEDKSKRLKIVQITCASIWCLFSAGIVFGFAALKTILIKEGIYADMCQNDIGILKAKGPCVEQDLKLNFLFTAAAGVTNVIALPVGTILDRYGPRVCGIIGAFWIICGSQMFIWSDSLLKYTDPYLTGYILLAVGGPFVFISCFQLANTFPKRSGSILSLITGTFDSSAALFLFYRIIYEKWDSDLHLSKFFKIYLVVPLFIIFCQLFFMPHESYKTQGNVMKLSVEGLDENGHLLEGDDGSAIIPDQQERQSLLSQETMEQNGILTAQRSRQKSVLETYVEAKLEKKTGGIFGILHGYTVREQLKSPLFYLMVIFTTICMLRINYFVATIRSQEEYLLGDFEKAATMNSIFDVALPLGGLVSIPLTGIILDHFKTLDTLAIVMGTSITIGILGLIPHSFVSNLIGIVLLVVYRPFYYTVVSDYVSKVFGFDTFGTIYGTLICISGVLNMFQSVLDAWTHNIFKMNPFPINFVLVLVTIISGSVLLQRAHREVREKQAGKQSLPEEEIASSSNTTTYGTN
- the RFM1 gene encoding Rfm1p (similar to Saccharomyces cerevisiae RFM1 (YOR279C); ancestral locus Anc_8.738), coding for MLRIVPSEIETIKQDSMEGVNNNENNIPSKGSYPDVEKDYTTVNNAGVNSMVEEGKANNESTGEKTSGAAIWNNLFKANKIRDELQTQIRLYAEKIKPIEFESYHEYFLIKTFKKGKSASGHVDIDSLRRRNSSIYYKKIKMPEYTAPGGYTNSSGTSSNNLLSEEEDEEDQDDADFCVGSGKGDARSYPDDLYGDLGDNVGPARKRRTRAQLAAQIEKDEVENAVSLKSEDAQSKKSPNRDVSYLNISTNNDSENPRRRSSRLSQKFSESKEASSSPDTQPDDRTTNIRDLYESLVPKVRQPYRRSDWILPSKYRYTPEKQMRTRPVYEKVKINELVASEKIRNVLSRFEGGVAGVRKRGWNTVS